The genomic window TTTCAACTCCTTACAAACAACAAATTCTACTGCCCAACAGTAAGCAAGGAAACCCAGCTCATCCTGAGTTAGGTACCCAACCACAGACACAAATCTTTTAACATGTATGCTTAGAGGCAAGGTTCTTGTTGTGTGTGCTTGTTATTTTAGAAATTCAAGTATTCACAATGTCAGTATACATACCTTAAATTTTGGGTAGTCATTCATTATTATAGTTACCATTCCTACATAGGGCAAAAACCTGTAATTGATAAAACAGGTGAATGCAAAATTAACCCTCAAACATTACATGGAAGTATTTTAATGCTACTCAGTCTGGAATATTTCAGTGCAATCCCATAATTTATGCCTAATACGGATCTGAATAGGAAGTAAACTTTGATTAAGGAAAACTAATGAATTTATCTGAGAAAATCTGAAGAGACTTCAACTCAACTGAAGGAGGAGGAGACAAAGTAAAAAGCCCAAGCCTTCCATAAAATTCCTCTGGAATTCCAAAACAATTTTCTAGAAGTGCCCAGCAATCACAAGGAGAAGCTGGTTAATATTGTATTTTCAGGTGAACTATTTGTTAAATGCCCCTTTTTTCTGCCCACACTCCACATCGGTCTGAGGACTATAGGAAGCAAGTTTTCcaggttttcttttaaattacaaTTCTATctaagaaatttaaaaaaacacatcAGATCTGGTTTGTATCAACAGCAGAACCAATTTAAGAgctaatttttctctttaattacAAAGTACATTTTGTTTTACTTACCCTCTTGCTCTTCCAACAACATCTTTCTTCTCTAACCAGTTCTGACCTTCTTTGTACAAGCCTCTATCATCAACTTCATTATTATCCCCTTTAGTGAGAAATTTGATGTTCCCATTTCCTCTAGAAGGCAATGAGGTGATAAACTAAATAGCACTTAATCTAAAAATCTCAATTAGCATCTACAAAGCAAATGAGGATGAAAAGTGCCACAAGATTAGATAACAATGTTTGCTTTCAGCCCTGCTTATTGAACAACCACCATTAGATCATTAACATTACAGACTTTACTGACTTTATCTATCAACAGATATTAGcaagaaacattttttacaaCACTCCTAGATTGTCAACTGATGTAAGCAATTACACAATGGACATGAAAGGGGCATTGTCTATCCAGGCACTAAACTTCCTCAGCAAAACCCTGTGTGTTTATCAGCATCTTCGACAGAACACTAATTCAAATAAAGTTCTTAAGTTTACAGTGTTCAAATGAATTTTGCTTAAGTACTAATATCAAGAAATGAGGACTTCTCATAAAGACAAATTaggtaataaaaaaaatgaaacagaggCAGTTcttggaaattttaaaaaagcatggAAGAACAGATGTTACTCAAGGAATAAACACCTTCAGTTCATGGAGCAAACACATCAGGGCTTGCCACCTGCAGCTTGGCttttccctgtgcagagctagcagcagagctgtgctttgtTAGGAATTGTTTAGCAGGGTAGGCATCTGCAATCACGGCCACACCaagccctctccctgctgcttttcAGCCGGAACTGTCATGGGCAGTGTGGCCAAGGGACACAAGAATAACAAGAGTCTCCTTTTATCCTGAATCAAATTTGGAAAACTTCCGTTAGTGAAGCTCACACACCGTCAGGCTGCACCCTGATTGTGAATCTCCACCTTCCATGAAAAATCTGCTCTTCCAACCAAAATCCCAACtgcacaagcagcagcacagcagcagattcTGCTGCCACGCACATTCCTGCTGCCAAGATTcctcctgggcacagctccacctgctccagccctgaggGAAAGGTCTCTGACCCTCACAAAGTGTGACACAGAACTGGGGACAGAAGTGGATCACATCCTACAGCTGAGGTTTCCCTCACTGCTGATCCTCATGTGCCTTCCTCACACACTAAATCACAACTAAACTGACACTGAAGGCCATGGGGAAGGAAAGGAGctttacaaacaaaaaaataccaaGTTGCATTACTTTTCATGTACTTTGATAACTCTGTGAACTATTGGAATGTCTCTGCcttcaactttaaaaacaactATTTCACCAGCTCTGATTGGGTCATCATGGAAATTTGTTAGGAACAGCAGGTCTCCCCTGTGAAAAGCTGGCTCCATGCTGCCACTACAAACAACAAGAAAGAGAGAGTTTGTTGGCATAAATGAAAGAAGCATCATGAAATCAAAGAACATTTAATTCTTACAGATAAACCCACAATTTTAACAGAGATCTGCAGCCTCACCCACTCAGTAACACTGCTCAGACCTTTAACAGAACCCAAATCCCAGAAAGCAATGTGCAGGGGTTTACCCACTGAGTGAAGGACCTTGGATTTTAAAAGGTCTCACACATTTACTGCTCCTACAAACCTCAGTGGGAACTGGGCCATGGCTATGGACAGTGTGACTTTTGCCAGAGCCCAAACACAGCTAGAAGAAAGTGAGTGTTTGAGTCCTTCTTTACATAGGTGACATTTCAAATTCCAACTGTATCCaaggggaagggggaggagaCAAAAGGCACAACAATACCTGGACTTGAAGCA from Agelaius phoeniceus isolate bAgePho1 chromosome W, bAgePho1.hap1, whole genome shotgun sequence includes these protein-coding regions:
- the LOC143696588 gene encoding signal peptidase complex catalytic subunit SEC11C isoform X2; this translates as MDLFGDLRRMNKRQLYYQVLNFSMIVSSALMIWKGLIVVTGSESPIVVVLSGSMEPAFHRGDLLFLTNFHDDPIRAGEIVVFKVEGRDIPIVHRVIKVHEKGNGNIKFLTKGDNNEVDDRGLYKEGQNWLEKKDVVGRARGFLPYVGMVTIIMNDYPKFKYALLAVMGAYVLLKRES